A window of Gloeocapsa sp. PCC 7428 contains these coding sequences:
- a CDS encoding ParB/RepB/Spo0J family partition protein, whose amino-acid sequence MSVRKQRSQPYQIKGVDALFGELPVAEVAAEILPLSQIALPQQQPRRYFDPTAMQELVESVRQHGILQPMLVRPLLDDKYELVAGERRYRAAVSAGLEEVPVVIRELTDNDALQLALLENLQREDLNPIEETEGILQLIALKLNITSESAIALLNQAAHPERNSVDNVIHSKDWQLVQEVFNTVGKFTPESFRTNRLPLLNLPDEVLDALHLGQIAYTKARAIAKVNDLGQRQALLESAIAENLSLTQIKQRVAQIIDCGANQSDRSQSSSLKNRMDAAYHLAKKSKIWENPKKQKQIEKLLAELEKLFSQD is encoded by the coding sequence ATGAGTGTCAGAAAACAACGCTCTCAGCCCTATCAAATAAAAGGAGTCGATGCTTTGTTTGGAGAACTACCTGTAGCGGAAGTTGCAGCAGAAATTCTCCCACTTTCCCAAATTGCTCTGCCCCAGCAGCAGCCTCGTCGCTACTTTGATCCTACGGCTATGCAGGAGCTAGTAGAGTCAGTCAGGCAGCATGGGATTCTCCAACCAATGTTGGTACGTCCGCTCTTAGACGATAAGTATGAACTAGTAGCTGGAGAAAGGCGCTATCGAGCTGCTGTATCAGCGGGTCTAGAAGAAGTTCCTGTAGTTATTCGGGAGTTGACAGATAATGATGCATTGCAGCTTGCCCTGCTGGAGAACTTACAACGCGAAGATTTAAACCCAATTGAAGAAACAGAAGGCATCCTACAACTCATAGCGTTAAAACTAAATATAACATCCGAGTCGGCGATCGCTTTGCTCAATCAAGCTGCTCACCCCGAACGTAATTCTGTGGATAACGTTATCCACAGCAAGGACTGGCAGTTGGTGCAAGAGGTTTTTAACACAGTAGGAAAATTCACGCCAGAAAGCTTTCGCACCAATCGCTTACCATTGCTGAATTTACCGGATGAAGTTTTAGATGCCCTACATCTGGGGCAGATTGCCTATACTAAGGCTAGAGCAATCGCTAAAGTTAACGATTTAGGGCAGCGTCAGGCATTACTAGAGTCAGCGATCGCAGAGAACCTCTCCCTAACTCAAATCAAACAAAGAGTTGCTCAAATAATAGATTGCGGTGCAAATCAGAGCGATCGCAGTCAATCGTCATCACTCAAAAACCGTATGGATGCAGCCTATCACCTTGCTAAAAAATCAAAAATTTGGGAAAATCCTAAAAAACAGAAGCAAATAGAGAAGCTATTAGCTGAGTTAGAAAAGCTTTTTTCTCAAGATTGA
- the topA gene encoding type I DNA topoisomerase, whose amino-acid sequence MTNLLIIESPGKLKKLKQILGSNWIVKASMGHVRELASDGEDALGFDLEGDSIQCRYEPRGARGKKILAELSQAVKQANTVYIATDPDREGETIGWHLQQALRLKNPQRIVYTEITSQAVKAAIARPRSLDLALIAAGRARDCLDKLVGYKGSKHVVWQLNIGAKSMGRVQSATLHLLCLREKEIQSFTPQDYWSVWVEYQEGFKAFYRTKLNSTQPTSQEQPDDAKESKETPESDRVTSQAEADRLVAIARSHPHQVVTVEGKITHQSPPAAFTTSTLQQAAGAKLRFSPEQTMKVAQSLYEAGYITYMRTDSVALAEEFCASVRQYLEQHDPVNIPNKTTQHRSKAGAQEAHEAIRPTDVYRTPAQLEFQASASEAKLYDLIWNRTVASQCQSACLRRTRVVTQSGSAYWEARGQVLEFPGYTRYWNNLSSDTQLPTLQQGQSLKLKQAQADKKQTQPLPCYTEPKLVQLMERKGIGRPSTYAPTIKTLKERDYVQVAKGKLQPTALGMELDAALEKLLPDLIQPEFTAQMESTLDAIAQGQQDWQMYLTTWHRTYFAPALEKANQQLGANSSYPKDRAKTKLQAEATKISCAQCGAAMSKIPSQSKKLKVNHFLKCSASGCGTVMFWNPSMKRYELPYTQRRPSPETLTELPCPVCGALLERYNYTKEEKVKLMLRCSIAENRRGKCQEVAFFEGQDGFWSPKFGKL is encoded by the coding sequence ATGACGAATCTTTTAATTATTGAGAGTCCAGGTAAGTTAAAAAAACTCAAACAAATCCTTGGCAGTAACTGGATAGTCAAAGCTAGTATGGGTCACGTGCGGGAGTTAGCTTCGGATGGAGAAGACGCTTTGGGCTTTGACCTGGAAGGGGACTCTATCCAGTGCCGCTACGAACCTAGAGGCGCACGGGGTAAGAAAATTCTGGCAGAACTAAGTCAGGCAGTCAAGCAAGCTAATACCGTCTACATTGCCACTGACCCCGACCGCGAGGGAGAGACCATTGGTTGGCACTTACAGCAAGCGTTGCGGCTGAAGAATCCTCAGCGAATTGTCTACACCGAAATTACATCCCAAGCGGTCAAAGCAGCGATTGCTCGTCCGCGATCGCTCGATCTGGCATTAATTGCTGCAGGGCGGGCGCGAGATTGCTTGGACAAACTGGTAGGTTATAAAGGCAGCAAACACGTAGTCTGGCAGCTCAACATTGGAGCTAAGTCGATGGGACGGGTGCAAAGTGCCACGCTGCACCTGCTGTGCTTGAGAGAAAAGGAAATTCAGTCCTTTACACCCCAGGATTACTGGAGCGTATGGGTAGAATACCAAGAAGGCTTTAAAGCCTTTTACCGAACCAAGCTCAACTCCACCCAGCCCACTTCTCAAGAGCAGCCTGATGACGCAAAAGAAAGTAAGGAAACCCCAGAATCTGACCGAGTGACGAGTCAGGCGGAGGCAGACCGACTGGTAGCGATCGCCCGCTCCCACCCGCATCAAGTTGTGACTGTGGAAGGCAAAATAACTCATCAATCTCCCCCAGCTGCCTTCACGACTTCTACTCTCCAACAAGCGGCCGGTGCAAAGCTGCGCTTCAGCCCAGAGCAAACCATGAAGGTAGCACAGTCCCTCTATGAAGCGGGCTACATCACCTACATGCGAACCGATTCTGTAGCACTGGCAGAGGAATTTTGCGCGTCCGTGCGTCAATACCTGGAGCAGCACGATCCTGTCAATATACCTAACAAAACCACTCAGCACCGCTCCAAAGCGGGCGCTCAAGAAGCACATGAGGCAATCCGTCCTACCGATGTCTATCGCACACCAGCACAATTGGAGTTTCAAGCGAGCGCGTCAGAAGCCAAGTTATACGATTTGATTTGGAATCGAACGGTTGCTTCTCAGTGCCAAAGCGCCTGTTTACGTAGAACTCGCGTAGTGACACAATCGGGTTCAGCCTACTGGGAGGCTAGGGGCCAGGTCTTGGAGTTTCCTGGCTACACCCGCTATTGGAATAACCTTAGCAGCGACACCCAACTCCCTACCCTTCAACAAGGACAATCGCTCAAGCTCAAACAAGCTCAAGCAGACAAAAAACAAACCCAGCCGCTACCCTGTTACACCGAACCCAAGCTCGTGCAATTGATGGAGCGAAAAGGGATTGGCAGACCCAGCACTTACGCCCCCACAATTAAGACGTTGAAGGAACGGGATTACGTGCAGGTAGCCAAAGGCAAACTTCAGCCGACTGCTCTAGGAATGGAGTTGGACGCTGCTTTAGAAAAGCTACTGCCAGACTTGATTCAGCCAGAGTTTACAGCTCAAATGGAGTCAACACTCGATGCGATCGCTCAGGGTCAGCAGGACTGGCAGATGTATTTGACAACTTGGCATCGCACTTACTTTGCTCCTGCTCTTGAAAAAGCCAACCAACAACTTGGTGCTAACAGTTCCTACCCCAAAGATCGGGCAAAAACCAAACTTCAGGCAGAAGCCACTAAAATTTCCTGCGCCCAGTGCGGTGCGGCCATGAGCAAAATTCCTTCTCAGTCCAAGAAACTGAAAGTCAATCATTTTCTCAAGTGCTCTGCTTCTGGATGTGGAACAGTCATGTTTTGGAATCCAAGTATGAAAAGGTATGAATTGCCTTATACCCAACGCCGACCCAGTCCGGAGACATTAACAGAACTCCCGTGTCCTGTCTGTGGTGCTTTATTAGAGCGCTACAACTATACGAAAGAAGAGAAAGTTAAGTTAATGCTACGGTGTTCGATTGCAGAAAATCGGCGAGGCAAATGCCAGGAGGTTGCGTTTTTTGAGGGACAAGATGGCTTTTGGTCGCCTAAGTTTGGGAAATTGTAA
- a CDS encoding ATP-binding protein — protein sequence MNSAPEREFIRFNKILGKEASIGPIPANQLVPWIAIAMVCYTITNGFLSLGIQWFFATTFWLILSWWILNGNKPYKFIDQFKRPPGKDWCNGNKIYISPLPQERPRWIRQRYSDSVVRVRLKPKVVPNQYQGKSIFMPFQNDVNLCCIAEIKKDNREVSAFLLEQGKDQYQVVFMFKLEGLHDVLTRNEVSGFADQVTEGFKGIPAKERMTFCLGCYSEDLERQQQLEDLADDCQLAPIAVLLRNEQKRVRELTVKGTRQVWQQYIFCTWTASNTAESAHSDWWSKIESKLKFGILAAIAGNTKVYQEQFFQKLFVKAFQEGFIPWELLLTTKMGLNVTPCTKTEAWQWLWNRFNSATAPAIPQVITLEENSDDGYKLYETKTTEKHSVTVLIEGHNGESACPEHRESRDTVFIRGRGVNKQCGVVVMEEPPTGWISAREQLRWVWKCMSAGFIRDTEAWVEISLANNFLIQDNLARQAKQTKAAKTRAFTKGAGRDVGAEIKQEESFDAQRRLYEGMKALHCAPVFLVFRETQEELNVACNAFANNFDTAKLIRERNIAWELWLQTLPITTKRMLHSTDVLSSERRLTPDTQTIAGFLPLTLPKAIDRRGVEFVSDRGGKPIYIDLFDGGAKRLLVTGTSGSGKSVMVWRFALEAVANNIPVVGMDISSGGNSSFKTAVQLLGDRGAYFDISRGSSNLMEPPDLRRFKKEEQQRRMESWKESILKALLAIAMGKVNSPHLAQRVEAILRLTLDVFLREPDIIDRYNRAFEQGWKSQEWQQIPILADFTRYCTRERLNLRSFEDLDRQAINQINSQISALLVSRLGRAIGRPSTFSPEPVVKFFALSGLTSEQDAYLMAISAHAACIRNALSHPQSLFIGDELSVLLKKPGFAQMIGETCATGRKDGIAVCLIGQDPDSFYDCAAGPQIMQNLNYRLTGCITSAAALSFQKLLGYDPAIISQNATESFLPRRSDLFSYWLIEKDGRFWKTRFYPGEMMLAAVANNQDEQMARNRVMVKYPDTVLGKLQGLAEFTQAYIPALKEGTGLKQIGISAIKGSAIPTVTQASECGSALIDVAMLSDSDRPLAA from the coding sequence AAATTCATCGACCAGTTCAAAAGACCGCCTGGAAAAGATTGGTGCAACGGCAACAAAATTTATATTTCTCCCTTACCTCAAGAGCGACCTAGATGGATTCGCCAACGCTACAGCGATTCAGTTGTTCGAGTGCGTCTAAAGCCTAAAGTTGTGCCAAACCAGTATCAAGGGAAAAGTATTTTTATGCCATTCCAAAATGATGTCAATCTCTGTTGTATTGCAGAAATTAAAAAAGATAATCGAGAAGTTTCTGCTTTTTTATTAGAGCAGGGTAAAGACCAATATCAAGTGGTCTTCATGTTCAAACTAGAAGGGCTGCACGATGTACTGACCCGCAATGAAGTGTCGGGCTTTGCTGACCAAGTAACTGAAGGATTTAAGGGAATTCCAGCAAAAGAGCGAATGACCTTCTGTCTGGGGTGCTACAGCGAAGACTTAGAGCGGCAGCAGCAGTTAGAGGACTTGGCAGACGATTGCCAACTCGCTCCAATTGCAGTTTTGCTGAGAAACGAGCAGAAGCGGGTACGCGAACTAACTGTTAAAGGGACTCGCCAAGTCTGGCAGCAGTATATTTTTTGTACCTGGACTGCTAGCAACACTGCTGAGTCCGCTCACTCAGATTGGTGGAGCAAGATTGAATCCAAACTTAAGTTTGGCATACTTGCCGCGATCGCTGGCAACACCAAAGTCTACCAAGAGCAATTCTTCCAAAAACTATTTGTCAAAGCTTTTCAAGAGGGATTCATTCCTTGGGAGTTGTTACTCACAACCAAGATGGGGTTAAATGTCACGCCTTGCACTAAAACAGAAGCTTGGCAGTGGTTGTGGAATCGTTTCAACTCTGCTACGGCTCCAGCAATTCCACAAGTCATCACATTGGAAGAAAACAGCGATGATGGCTACAAGCTTTATGAAACCAAGACCACGGAAAAACATAGCGTTACGGTTTTGATTGAAGGGCACAATGGTGAATCTGCTTGCCCAGAACATCGGGAGAGCCGAGATACTGTATTCATCAGGGGTAGAGGTGTGAATAAACAGTGCGGTGTTGTAGTCATGGAAGAGCCACCAACGGGATGGATTTCTGCTAGAGAACAACTCCGCTGGGTATGGAAGTGCATGAGCGCCGGGTTTATCCGAGATACAGAAGCTTGGGTCGAGATTTCACTTGCGAATAATTTTTTGATTCAGGACAACCTAGCACGGCAAGCTAAACAGACTAAAGCCGCCAAAACTAGGGCTTTTACCAAAGGTGCAGGTCGAGATGTTGGGGCAGAGATCAAGCAGGAAGAATCGTTTGATGCTCAAAGGCGATTGTATGAAGGCATGAAGGCATTGCATTGTGCGCCAGTGTTTTTAGTCTTTCGAGAAACTCAGGAAGAACTCAACGTTGCCTGCAATGCCTTCGCTAACAACTTTGACACGGCGAAGTTAATTCGAGAGCGCAATATCGCTTGGGAATTGTGGTTGCAAACTCTACCGATTACTACCAAACGGATGTTGCACAGTACAGATGTACTTAGTAGCGAACGCCGTCTTACCCCTGATACCCAGACAATTGCCGGATTTTTACCGCTGACTTTGCCTAAAGCGATTGATCGGCGAGGGGTGGAGTTTGTCAGCGACCGAGGCGGCAAACCGATATATATCGATCTGTTTGATGGTGGAGCAAAACGCTTACTGGTGACAGGAACTTCTGGCTCTGGAAAAAGTGTAATGGTGTGGCGCTTTGCCTTAGAAGCTGTGGCGAACAACATTCCTGTAGTGGGCATGGACATCTCCTCTGGAGGCAATAGCAGCTTCAAAACTGCTGTGCAGCTCCTCGGCGATCGGGGCGCATACTTTGATATCTCCAGAGGCAGCAGCAATTTGATGGAACCGCCGGACTTGCGTCGCTTCAAAAAGGAAGAGCAGCAACGACGCATGGAAAGCTGGAAGGAATCTATCCTTAAAGCACTGTTGGCGATCGCTATGGGTAAGGTTAACAGTCCTCACCTGGCTCAGCGGGTTGAAGCAATTTTGCGTCTCACGTTGGACGTGTTCCTGCGCGAACCGGACATTATTGACCGCTACAACAGAGCATTTGAGCAGGGGTGGAAATCTCAAGAGTGGCAGCAAATCCCCATCTTAGCTGACTTTACTCGCTACTGCACCCGCGAACGATTAAACTTGCGATCGTTTGAGGATCTAGATCGGCAGGCGATCAACCAAATTAACAGCCAGATTTCGGCGCTGTTGGTGTCTCGCTTGGGTAGAGCGATCGGCAGACCTAGCACTTTTTCACCGGAGCCAGTAGTGAAGTTTTTCGCCCTCAGCGGTCTGACAAGCGAGCAGGATGCCTACTTGATGGCAATTAGCGCTCATGCAGCGTGTATCCGAAATGCCTTGTCTCACCCCCAGAGTTTGTTCATTGGAGATGAGTTGTCAGTACTGCTTAAAAAACCTGGTTTTGCCCAGATGATCGGTGAAACTTGCGCTACAGGTCGTAAAGACGGCATTGCCGTATGTCTAATCGGACAAGACCCCGACAGTTTCTATGACTGTGCAGCAGGTCCTCAAATTATGCAAAACCTTAACTACAGGTTGACAGGGTGTATTACCTCAGCCGCTGCTTTATCTTTTCAAAAACTGCTAGGATACGACCCTGCAATTATTAGCCAAAACGCTACCGAATCCTTTTTACCGCGCCGGAGCGATCTCTTCTCCTACTGGCTGATTGAAAAGGATGGACGGTTTTGGAAAACTCGGTTCTACCCTGGTGAAATGATGCTAGCTGCCGTTGCTAACAACCAGGACGAGCAAATGGCTCGCAACCGAGTGATGGTGAAGTATCCCGACACCGTGCTGGGCAAATTGCAGGGACTTGCTGAATTTACCCAGGCTTATATCCCAGCACTTAAAGAAGGAACTGGGCTGAAGCAGATCGGGATTTCTGCGATCAAAGGCTCCGCTATACCAACTGTTACACAAGCGTCCGAGTGCGGTAGTGCATTGATAGATGTGGCAATGCTTTCGGATAGCGATCGACCTCTAGCCGCGTAG